From Pirellulales bacterium:
TCGACTCGCCGCCAAACTCAAACGCAAACGTTTTCCCGAACGATCGCAACGGTGCCTGCGTCAAATTCTCCGCTTGGCCAAAAAAAATGAGGCGGATCACACCCGGCCTCCCTTTCAAGTATTTGCCGAGCAAGCGTTGCAGGAATTATGGGGCGAGTATCGGGCTGCGGCCCGGATGGATTTGACCCAAATTGATGAGCTGCACAATCTGCGCCTGCAGACCAAGACCTTGCGGTATGCCATGGAATTGTTGGCGGGGGCGTTTGCTCCGGGATTTCGCGAGGTTCTTTACCCCCGCGTGGCCGAATTACAAGAACGCCTGGGCCTGATCAACGATCATGCGGTGGCAATCGGCAAATTGCGGGATATTCAAGCAAACATAGAGGAAAAAGGACTACAACGCTGGCTAGAAGGAGAAATATTGCAGCGCCAGGGGGCGTTACAGCAGGCCCACACCGACTTTTTGGCCTGGTGGGAACTAGAGCAGCCGATCTTGTTTTCCACCGCGGAAGGAATATTGCAAATTGGGCCAAACGCCGCGGCTCGAACATTACCTCTTCCCCCCGCCGCGGAAAGCGCATCCCTTAGCCCCACGGCCTGACCCGCGGGGTACCCCGTTTCAAACGATGCGGGGGATATTTTTGGGCCAAGGATCGCTAGCCAAAAAATCGCTCCGCGCGTTATGCTGGGAGGAATGCGGAGGCGGGGAAAACGGATGCTGCCCGCTGCCGGGTGACTTTCTTTGTTATCGGATTCTTCGTTGTCGCAGTGGAACTGTCGAGCATGACGGCCAAAAACCAAAACGTGGGACTGCTGCTGGCGTTTGCGTTCACCACGTTTGTCAGCGCATTCTTGCTCTTTTTGGTCCAGCCGCTCATCTCCAAAGTGATTCTCCCCTGGTTTGGCGGCTCGACCGGCGTCTGGGCGACCTGTTTGGTCTTTTTTCAGGTAATGCTTTGTTTTGGCTATGCTTATGCGCATTATCTTCAGCAATGGTGCGCGCCGCGCAAGCAAGCCCTGATTCACCTGGGACTGTTATTGTTTGGCGTTTGCATGCTGCCCATTCGGCCCAGCGAAGCTTGGGAGCCGCCGGATGGCAATGCCCCGATTGAGCGGATTTTATGGCTGTTGCTGCGGCACGTGGGGGTGCCGTATTTCGCGCTTTCGGCCACGGGACCTTTGTTGCAAAGCTGGTACGCGCGGTGCTTTCCCGGACACCGGACCTACCGGCTATACTCGCTTTCCAATATCGGCTCCTTGGCGTCGTTGTTGATGTTTCCGTTTGTGATGGAGCGGTATCTGGATCTGGGTGTTTTGACCACGAGTTGGGCGTGGGGCTTTGTGGCGTTTGCCGTGGGGTGCGCTTTTGTCACGGTCAGCGCCTGGCAAGCCGCGGAAAAGCGGGCTTCCGCCGACCTGGCCCAACTCCCCCTCGCCGAGCTTTCCACGCCAGAGCCACTCTCCACGGACACCGCTCCCCCGTCCGATCCGACACCCCGCCAAGTTTGCTTATGGGTGGCGTTGCCGGGCTTGGCAACATTTTTACTGATCTCCTTAACGAATCATTTGTGCCAGGACGTGGCTTCCATTCCACTCTTGTGGATTTTGCCCCTGAGTCTTTATTTGCTTTCGTTTATTATTTGCTTTGACGCGGATCGCTGGTATCAGCGAGTGCCGTTTGCCCTGCTGGCATTCTTTAGCCTGGTTATTTGCACTTCCATGCTGGCCAATGACCTGGATACCAATGAGATGGTGGGGAGCGGTTTTCTAACCCGGGGGACGCTGCCCCTGACCCAAAATCTTTTGATTAAGGCTGGTTATTTAGAACAACGAGATGAAAAAACGAACGATTGGAAGCCGCTGAAAGACTCGCCCAAACAAACGTTTAAGGAATTCATCGGCCAGTACCCTCCCTCGGCGATTAACATCAACTATCAAGGGCAGGTGTTTTTTCATTTGGCTGGAATTTTTGGGATGTTTATGTTGTGTCACGGCGAATTAGCGCGACTCAAACCATCCCCCCGGCATTTGACGGGCTATTTTATGCTGATCGCGATCGGCGGCGCCCTAGGGGGGGTGATGGTTAGTCTGGTGGCGCCGGTGATTTTTACCCAAAGCGTCGAATGGCAGTTAGGGATCTTTATTTCCTTATTGCTATCCGCCGCGCTCATTTTGGACTATCAAGAAACCTACGCGGCCTACTTCTGGCGATTATGCGGGATGATTTTACCAATCTGCCTGTTGGCCATGGTGGTTGTGTATCAAAATTCGCTTTTGCCGATGGATGAAAAGACCGAAGCCGCCTACCTCGCGGCTTATCCCCAACAAGCCCGGCATGTGTTGACG
This genomic window contains:
- a CDS encoding CHAD domain-containing protein, whose amino-acid sequence is MSRQSKWFAVADPQMPVLLAARDCLRDRLRWLWRLLRVAAHSDAGQPEAVHQLRVASRRAQTALSMFRSLANTSEYAWIEKQVKKIRRSVGVARDADVLAEHYRHIVPQLEKATAAPVKLLLKRLQKHCDNGRLPLYRLAAKLKRKRFPERSQRCLRQILRLAKKNEADHTRPPFQVFAEQALQELWGEYRAAARMDLTQIDELHNLRLQTKTLRYAMELLAGAFAPGFREVLYPRVAELQERLGLINDHAVAIGKLRDIQANIEEKGLQRWLEGEILQRQGALQQAHTDFLAWWELEQPILFSTAEGILQIGPNAAARTLPLPPAAESASLSPTA